A part of Rhinoderma darwinii isolate aRhiDar2 chromosome 1, aRhiDar2.hap1, whole genome shotgun sequence genomic DNA contains:
- the LOC142664153 gene encoding uncharacterized protein LOC142664153 has translation MISDSDKENDEGTVEEKYERQENELKEEDDVMDQEALTDDPKISWNNPLRKKMSEAGLYKRHSLNSELIVGFDNYLATTLSVVRNKQEVENVARFLYFMESKKPSVKFVYDIEKTNEYFAKLLAIGNTHTTVFNHLKNLKRFVFYLMNARCLGDKDKKTYNAAKMYLGKLAVFQKSLSKGSSKENVAKKHKRLSETVSKPDDLRTVLKVAGPTLQRVLKMAENGDELLDSEKLTVVNYLESLIILKKNATT, from the exons ATGATAAGCGACTCTGACAAGGAAAATGATGAAGGCACTGTGGAAGAGAAGTATGAACGGCAAGAAAATGAGTTAAAAGAAGAGGATGATGTGATGGACCAAGAAGCACTGACTGACGATCCCAAGATATCCTGGAACAACCCACTGAGGAAGAAAATGTCAGAAGCTGGATTGTACAAGAGGCATTCTCTGAACTCAGAGTTGATCGTTGGTTTTGATAACTATCTTGCAACAACCTTAAGCGTTGTCAGAAACAAGCAGGAG GTAGAGAACGTTGCTCGCTTCCTGTATTTCATGGAGAGCAAGAAGCCATCTGTGAAATTTGTCTACGACATTGAGAAGACAAACGAGTACTTTGCCAAGTTGCTGGCAATCGGAAACACTCATACGACCGTCTTCAATCATCTGAAGAATTTGAAGCGTTTCGTCTTTTACCTGATGAATGCCAGATGTTTAGGTGACAAAGACAAGAAGACCTACAATGCAGCCAAAATGTACCTCGGCAAGCTTGCAGTTTTTCAAAAGAGTCTGAGCAAAGGAAGTTCCAAGGAGAATGTTGCAAAGAA ACATAAGCGCTTATCGGAGACCGTTTCAAAGCCTGACGACTTGAGAACGGTGTTGAAAGTTGCTGGACCCACTTTGCAAAGGGTGTTGAAGATGGCTGAAAATGGCGATGAACTCCTTGATAGCGAAAAATTAACAGTTGTCAATTATTTGGAGTCCCTcattatcttaaaaaaaaatgcaacgacCTAG